Below is a genomic region from Zea mays cultivar B73 chromosome 9, Zm-B73-REFERENCE-NAM-5.0, whole genome shotgun sequence.
TCATGCGGGAGAGTGGAGGAGGGGTGGAGAACGCGGTAGCGAGGAGACGGTGCGCGAGGGTGGGGGAGGGGCGGAGAACGCGGAGGTCGTGCTGTGGCGACGGGAGCGACGACGCGCGGGGGGCAGCTGAGGCGCTAACCGTGCTTCGACAGTGAGCTTTGGTTTGGGCCACAACAAGCAAATGGGCCTCCCAGAAAGCGTGTATTCCGTATTTGCAAGCCAAACTTAGTACCACATCAGGTACTAAACTGTGCACGCATCTGTTTATAAGTGCCAGTGCGGATACAACATTGTGGTCTTGGTTGGGCGGCAACCTGTGTAGGCTTGGCTGTGCGCGAGCTTTTATTCCTACACAACTAGATTTTTTGGTACAACTTGCTCAGGTGCGCGGCGCACGTGTGGGAAACGACGAGGGTGTGGATGAGAATGTGGGGGATAGGAAACAACGAGGGTGGGGACATGGGAATCGACAATGGCAGAACGCTACGGGTGGGACATGGGAATGGCGCCACGGGACATGAGAATCGGAATGGCAACGCTACGGGTGGGACATTGGAATGACGCCACGGGACATGAGAATGGGAATGACAGAATCAGGAatggggcagcctaccccttagagtcttaataggtagtatagatttTACAATCCACGAATTGATTATTATTCAATGAACCCAAACAAAGACAAAGGTCCTCGTTTGGTTGGCAGAATAattattataatctagattataataaaAAAATCAGAAGTACTTGGAACTGTATATTGTCTGTGGTGGTTTAGAGGCGTAAGTTGGTTTCTAAGCACAGATTAATTATCTCCTGTTAGATAGTCTCACTAGGTTATCGTAATCTAGTGTTTTGATTATAATAAACTACTCTATAATCTATGCTATTTTGGATCATAATTAGATAACTTTAGCTGATTATTATAATCCAAATAGTATCGAACAGGTCCTAAGTAGTTATTTAGAATTGATATCATACTTAAAATTTACCAAACCGTCATAAAAGATAATTAAAATATGCCAAGTAATGATGTGGTTCCAACACTTCATAAATACGTTGGCCGGCCATCCTTTTCTTGGTACTCAAATACACATCGTTTTCCATGGCTTCTCCTCTGCTCTCGTGCATTTTCTTGTGCTTCTACCTTTCCACTGTTCATGGCGCTGGTGAAGACAGCTTTGTGACGGTGCCATCCAGCTCTTTTGAGCCAGAGTCAGTTTGCTCCGGAGAGTTTGGTACATGACCTGCAGAGCGTGTCTGGTTTATTCCTTTCCTTTAAATGCTTCGGACAAAACCTTATGAttctgcatatatatatatatgtttcagTCAAACCGGAGCAAAACGGCTCCACCGTGTATGTCCCACTAGTACACCGGCACGGTCCGTGCGCGCCGGCGCCGTCGCTATCCACAGACACGCGGTCCTTCGCTGACATCTTCCGCAGAAGCCGTGCTCGCCCGAGCTACATCGTCAGGGGAAAGAAGGTGAGCGTCCCCGCCCACCTAGGCACCTCCGTCATGTCGCTAGAGTACGTTGTCAGGGTGAGCTTCGGCACGCCGGCAGTGCCACAGGTCGTCGTCATCGACACCGGCAGCGACGTGTCGTGGCTGCAGTGCAAACCGTGCAGCTCCGGCCAGTGCTTCCCGCAGAAGGACCCCTTGTATGACCCGAGCCACTCGTCGACGTATAGTGCCGTCCCTTGCGCCTCCGACGTGTGCAAGAAGCTCGCCGCCGATGCGTACGGCAGCGGCTGTACGAGTGGGAAACAGTGCGGGTTTGCCATCTCGTATGCGGACGGAACAAGCACGGTGGGTGCGTACAGCCAGGACAAGCTAACGCTGGCGCCTGGGGCCATCGTACAAAATTTCTACTTCGGTTGTGGCCATGGCAAGCACGCGGTGCGTGGCTTGTTCGACGGCGTCCTTGGGCTCGGCCGCTTACGGGAGTCGCTCGGCGCACGGTACGGTGGCGTCTTCTCGTACTGCCTCCCTTCAGTGAGCAGCAAGCCTGGGTTTCTTGCCCTTGGCGCAGGGAAGAATCCATCTGGCTTTGTCTTCACGCCGATGGGCACGGTCCCAGGGCAGCCAACGTTCTCAACGGTGACGCTCGCCGGGATCAATGTCGGCGGCAAAAAGCTTGACCTCCGGCCGTCGGCGTTCAGCGGGGGCATGATCGTAGACTCTGGTACCGTCATCACGGGACTCCAGTCGACGGCGTACCGGGCACTGCGGTCGGCATTCAGAAAGGCCATGGAGGCATACCGGCTGCTTCCAAATGGTGATCTTGACACTTGCTACAACTTGACAGGTTATAAGAATGTCGTTGTACCCAAGATTGCCCTGACGTTCACTGGTGGAGCCACTATCAACCTCGATGTTCCCAACGGAATTCTAGTGAATGGCTGCCTCGCCTTTGCAGAGTCCGGGCCGGATGGTAGCGCCGGAGTCCTCGGCAATGTCAACCAGCGAGCATTTGAGGTGCTATTCGACACCAGTACAAGTAAATTCGGCTTCCGGGCTAAGGCCTGTTGATGTAAGCAAACCGAATAACAAGATAATAGTCAAGGGCAAGTTTTTTTTATTTCGAAATGCTTGCATAAAAAGCCAAAAAAAATATCAAGGTTGACAATCTCTACTATAAAGCATCAATTTTTAACCATCatacttttttaaaaaaaaagatcTTATACTTTTTACTAATCTAACCTGCAGTATACGCCTTCAACATAATCCCCGCGCATCGCACAAGCACCCACATGCCGTCTACAACCAAACCCTAACCCCTCTACTCCAgccgccaacgccaggggctccaccATGCTCCTCACCGCCAAGGGCAGTACCGGCCGCGCGTTCTCAAGAGAAGCCGGAAAACCCCATGAGGAGGAGGCTTGCTGCTGTCTCAGAGCCCCGGAGGAGGACAAGGGGGAGCAACAAAGCGAGGGTGACCAATAAAAGATGGACATGTTGGGAGGAGCGGTGGCAGAGGAGGATGGAGCGGATGGTGCTCGAGGATCCAGTGCCGACGAGGAGTAGCAGAAGGGGTGCAGTTGGTCGTGGGCGATTGTGGGCCACCCCCACGAGCTAGGGAGTGGTTGGAGGTTTCTCTGATGGTTTTAATCCACTCCACTCACCAACCTTGTCAAGCTGAGCATCACTCCCAGACCTAGAAGCAAAGCCTACTCCTGGTCCACCAGTTCTCCTCTTCAATTGGGTGACCAACATGCACAACTAGGGCTCACTGCACGACACCCTTCTTAAGACCGATCGAAGGTATGTGTTTTCTTCCTCGGTCTAGGTCTTGTCTTGTCTGCAGGACTCAAGAATTGACTACAAACCCTCCCAAAGTGCACACTGTGCAGGTGCAGAGGCATTCACTGAGCTAGACTTCTCAAGCAAGGCAATCCTATCGTTTATATCTACTAGCTCAGTCTATAAGCCAGGACAAGCGATACATGCACCTAACAAGCTAGATCAGGATCTCAACTCGTCACGCTGATCTAGCAAGGTGGCCTACTTGGTCTGCAAAGTTGTGATGCTCGATATGTGTATAGCGCACTCATCACATTCTGTCTCGTCAGACACCACGACTAAAGCTCTAGCAGACTCAAGCTCCCTGTAACACCCTAAGTCCATCAATTAAAAGTAACTTAATTTATATTGTTAATTTTCAGTAAAAAACAAAAtacttattttttaaaaaaatattgaAATGGTGATATAAATAAATTGAACAATTTCTTGATTAGATAAAACTTTGTCAAGTGTTTGGTGTATTCATGTCGAGACATAAATTTTGTTTGATGTATCCAATTTTTGGATTTATGTTGGTGTTAAAATCTTATTTTAGAAAATAATAATGAGTTGTCAAAATATTTTTTTTGGAATATGCATTTTGGTAGGTTTTATAAAAACCCAGATCCATAAATTAAAAACAATCTTTTTTCATTAGGAAGAAAAATATTTTCAAATAAATAAAGTGGCGTTGAAACTGAGTTTAagaatttcgtaaataattaaaaTTTTGCCGAGTACTTGATATATCCTTTATTGGAGCATGAATTTTTGATTAATAATTCATTACAAAGACTTATTTTTATTAATTTATTCTTAAGAAGCCTAATTTATTTAAATAATATAATTCTTGCCTGAAAAATTAATTATCCTTTAAATTTAGGttttttatttaaaaaaaatattatgattatacttgtttgGGATACTGGCATACTCTCCCTCTGTTAGCCGTTTCTGCATGGAAACGCACGGCGCTGCTTGGCCTAAAGATGACGTCGTTGATCGCCTGGGATTCCGCCGACTGCTCATCTACCTGCTCGGTGGAGCACCATGCCACGTCGCCCATTCCTCTCCGCTTCTTCgtattaaggccttgttcggttaatcccatTACCCATGGATTGTATGGTATTAGAAAAAATTAAGAAAGAGTTTGACTTAGTTGGGATTTAAATCCACTCAATCCCACTTAATACatgtggattgagagctaaccgaacaagccccaaCTGACAGTTTCTGCATGGCATGAATGGTGTCAATTCTATTTCTCTTGTCCCCCATTACTTTCTCCCAGCACCCGTTTCTCCCTTCCCTCGCCCTATAAAGCCATCCTTGTGACCTCGTCGAGCCATTCCTAACCTCCTCCTCCGTGCCCCAGCCCCCTGCCCACGCGCAGCCACGCTGTCACCTGCTAACCACCGCCGTCGGGACTCCTTGGAACCCCTCGTCGCCGACGAAGACTGCCACTAGTTTCCTTGCAACCTCCTCCACCGGATAGCCATCGCCCCAATGCCTCTCGTCGCCGCTAAGGCGCCAACGTTCCCCTCCAGCTCTGCGCTGCTTCCTGACTAGCATCTGCACACACGCCGCCAACTCCCAGTGCCGTAGGCTAGAGCCTCGCCTGTGCCGTAGCCACGTCGAAACTCCCTCGCCACAACGTTGTGCTGTCCTCGCTCAGTTTGCCAATTTTGTTTGTCGAAGTTTCGCCGTCCGCGCACCGACCACCACCTGCTGCTCCGTCGATGAAGCCCTTGTTGCTGCTGCTCGCACGTTACTGCGTGCGCAGCCACTCGTCGTCGTGTCGTGTCCCCTAAGCTCGCCGTCGCCAAAGCTTCAGTCGTGCTGCTGTTGTCGTTCTTCGCCTCGACGGACCCTACGTGCCGTGCCGACACCGTTCAGCCGTCGCGACATGCCGCCGAAGGTTTCTACCCACTCCTCGAGCACCCGAAGCATCATTTGTCATGACACGAAAGTCTTCTCACCCTACGCCTCCTTGATGTTGTTCCAAGGTAGAAGATAAAAATATTTCGATCTACGTTTAACAGCGTAGCTATTCTTATATCGTTTTCAGTTTATAAAATAAATATTTAGAGTGTAAATAATTTGATTATTGTGGTGCTAGATTCATAGATTTATACAAAATACGTTATTATACTAGTGTTTGCAACGATTTACGTGTTTCattaatttaaatttgaattatgATTGTTATATTCGATTTATACGCAGTTTTCAATCAGGAAATTAAAAAGAATAATAGACTTTATGTTTCATACAAAAAAATAAGAGGTAGTTATTTATAGTGTTATCTATACACAAAAAATATAAATTTACTGGCTAGCCCTCCTAGTCTACCATAATTATGTTTTGGTCCCTATTTTTATAATATAAATTAAGAAtccaaataaaatagaaatagttTTGTTAGTTTCATAATATTGTGATAAGCATTTTAATTAGTGTTTCTAGCGGTTCACGTATTTCATAGTTTAACTTAAATTATGGTTGTTATATAAGAAATATTAAAATGGTATTTTCAATAGATATCATGTTTTCATATTTTAACAATGtttattatagatgtttaagtatacctTCTTAAACAGAAAATTGTATTTAAAATAAACTGTAGACCATATATTTattaataaaaataataaaagataaatattggTTTAATTATCTTTTCCCATAAACTATGATCTAGTCATATATTCAAGTTTTTATAAATGATGATATATTATGTCTCACAATGTTTAAAAGTAATATAATGTTTTTTTCTAAAATAAGTGTTAAAATGGATTAATTAATGTTCTTGCGTTTATAAATTAAAATAATAGTTTATATAATGAATATAATTTTCTTATTAaagaattagatcatttgttcctaattAAAAATGACTTAATTAGTTTTCTAGACATGATTAATCTTTTCCATCAAAGTGAGTCCATATTATAATTATATATCACTtggtttttcctaaagaataaaataataaaattagtATTTATGTTCTTTTCAAAGGTAAAAggatagtgttggggacttgttctcaaatggtataagttaagaacaaggcaacacaaaaaaagtTAAATGAtaaaacccttcgtccttcgagatattatttcccttaggatataatgatcttcggacgaaggtcatgaaggacataccttcatcgttGCAGCATACgataatgaaaagagaatcataCGAAatttaaaagataacatgaacaattatgtatcattatcagctcatttctattttattaatatggaaaaatagaaatgatatcaagttacaaatgtaccttcggcttgaaagaaggtaaaagtacgagcgtgatgcaaaagcaaatgccaagtcagcgtgaacaatacaggagcactgttcatctacttataggcacgggacgcagcccatgtaaaattacacccatgtcctttacatttgctaatgactctatagtgatctatcgaggtctaaatagccttttcccttttaagttgaTTCCCTTTTCCGCTATCATGCCGAACCTCCCTCGCTCATAccttcggctctgcgtcaacctttgtattctttgtgcttctcacactgcggttctgatccgagttcgaaggtacctgttcatgtattatactccagaaccattgttaaatcatgtttttgaggaccttcggaagacgaaggcccccaacagtagcccctcgcaatatcaaTTTGTTAAAttgacgaattcagattgcgatatggacgaaggcactaagccgaaggtccgaaaaaataccttacctttgctagaatagcaacaatcaatgacagacgaggccctccaatttggagcgcactgggcgtataaataagaactcaccccgagcacatttggtacgctacttgccgcctgctttgcttgttcaatttttagctcttacctaccaacgcttgcttggttttttagattttctaagcttcggctttaagaacacattttcaccatttccgaagagaagatgtctcaagataaaaaagctgttgctgagacgaagctgagcgaggaggagaagctccttgtggagaagactgctggctttattgaatcaatagcaaagacaaatacagaaaatattactaaggagattctagaaggcttatctgaagacaccgatgacagcgacagttatgatgcggtaagtgggggcgaagactctgaagattggccctggcgaccaagtcatgcagtttttATAAAattaactattaaacagagtcatcttgataatatgagaggaaggtactttcaagatatgtctattgtgagggctgacaatggagacaggactgttcctgttcccgaagaaaatgaagttgtgatctaccgaagcttcttcaaagctgggcttcggttccccttaagcagatttgtggttgaagttttaaagatatatcagattttccttcaccaaattactcccgaagcaattatcagaatggggatcttcatctgggccgtgaggagtcaaggtttggagccaagtgcaaaatgtttttgcagtacgcacgaactttcgtatgagacgaagccctggggtaaagaacagtattataacaattttggttgctatagcttcgttgctcgttcaggctcaagctgcccagtgccaactttttggaagagatggcccgaagactggatgaaagaatggttttatgtgaaaatgatttaaaggcacgagaagacattaaagagatcattatgcgccccatctggtcgcgCTTCGACCTCCGAAAGccaaaggtagagattgatggggcagccgaagggccttcggcacagtttgctctttcatcgggacaagggatttagtccaagagcatgtggcctacaggatatggccactgatagacaactgggaaataccaaaggaaaccatcactaaccctagcgaaggtggtttggttcgattaaaatataccttcaggtttggggaccaatttatcgaaccagacgatgactggttgaagtgtgttgaaaacactagtgatgaactacttggagcataccccaagtctgaagataacgcactatctgcggccttcgggagccaaaaaaagaagaggctaaatagagtttttgatgctattggatttatgtaccctgactaccgctacccgccatgggggcagaagagaaagagtggAACTTTTGGAaaggatgttgcttcagccgcttcaagcgagcccgcgccgaagaggaaaaaggtgaaggttcttactcaccgactgcgctacattgaaccggccacagtgcctgaatttggcggtgaaacctcttcggctactgaagccaaaggacctgctcttacgcAGAGAATTGAAGatccggctgcaatgccgaaggctgacaaaattgaagaaccgagaaccgaagagacaaaaacatcagaagttctaagcccttcggcaggagtTGAGGCACCGAAGACACAAAAAGATCTAGAAGCAACCCCCAAGacaaaaaggatggctagtgtattagatgtggtggagacgataaaaacttcaagctctactccaggaaaaATTGCCAATGCTTCGAAAATACAGgttgaaaccgagacaaagctgaccgaagccgaagctatacTGAGCCAGGCcgacgccgaagctgggcctttagtgcccgccaaggagaaatcctcggaaactggagaaaaggcagcggaagaagagggtaTAGAACATattttgcctgaaaaagttgccgctcctactcccgaagcgtcTTCCGAggaccttgattatattattcgacatgcttcaggaaaaagattatctgaagaagaaatttttgaagcaaaacactatgcccgagaactaaaatacccaaaaggggccttagtgtttaatgtcacagacgaagatgacttcttatattgcctcccagacaacaaagaattatctgtctgccgggagatggccagaagtatgggctttccgaagctcgaagttggCCTTTGTGCCATGACAAAAGACGATCTCG
It encodes:
- the LOC100216735 gene encoding aspartyl protease family protein At5g10770 isoform X1, translated to MASPLLSCIFLCFYLSTVHGAGEDSFVTVPSSSFEPESVCSGEFVKPEQNGSTVYVPLVHRHGPCAPAPSLSTDTRSFADIFRRSRARPSYIVRGKKVSVPAHLGTSVMSLEYVVRVSFGTPAVPQVVVIDTGSDVSWLQCKPCSSGQCFPQKDPLYDPSHSSTYSAVPCASDVCKKLAADAYGSGCTSGKQCGFAISYADGTSTVGAYSQDKLTLAPGAIVQNFYFGCGHGKHAVRGLFDGVLGLGRLRESLGARYGGVFSYCLPSVSSKPGFLALGAGKNPSGFVFTPMGTVPGQPTFSTVTLAGINVGGKKLDLRPSAFSGGMIVDSGTVITGLQSTAYRALRSAFRKAMEAYRLLPNGDLDTCYNLTGYKNVVVPKIALTFTGGATINLDVPNGILVNGCLAFAESGPDGSAGVLGNVNQRAFEVLFDTSTSKFGFRAKAC
- the LOC100216735 gene encoding Aspartyl protease family protein At5g10770; the protein is MILHIYIYVSVKPEQNGSTVYVPLVHRHGPCAPAPSLSTDTRSFADIFRRSRARPSYIVRGKKVSVPAHLGTSVMSLEYVVRVSFGTPAVPQVVVIDTGSDVSWLQCKPCSSGQCFPQKDPLYDPSHSSTYSAVPCASDVCKKLAADAYGSGCTSGKQCGFAISYADGTSTVGAYSQDKLTLAPGAIVQNFYFGCGHGKHAVRGLFDGVLGLGRLRESLGARYGGVFSYCLPSVSSKPGFLALGAGKNPSGFVFTPMGTVPGQPTFSTVTLAGINVGGKKLDLRPSAFSGGMIVDSGTVITGLQSTAYRALRSAFRKAMEAYRLLPNGDLDTCYNLTGYKNVVVPKIALTFTGGATINLDVPNGILVNGCLAFAESGPDGSAGVLGNVNQRAFEVLFDTSTSKFGFRAKAC